One window of the Pseudanabaenaceae cyanobacterium SKYG29 genome contains the following:
- a CDS encoding HupE/UreJ family protein, translating into MMLRLLLSFLLLSLVILPAGAHHMTGGNLPQTAFDGFLSGLVHPIIGLDHFASVVALGILGALQPRGIVIPIVFLLSAGLGTGLHLLQLELPLLELGITIFLLLFSSSVISKHQPHLYLLSVLAFVAGICHGYAYGESIVGAETSPLVFYLLGFTTIQLVVSGTAFGLTRGLLKDQYRPIGFVLIGIGITFLFEQIIENLLPNF; encoded by the coding sequence ATGATGTTAAGACTTTTATTGTCTTTCCTACTTTTGTCATTAGTTATTTTGCCAGCAGGGGCACACCACATGACAGGGGGGAATTTACCCCAAACTGCCTTCGATGGTTTTCTTTCTGGTCTAGTACACCCAATTATTGGTTTGGATCACTTTGCCAGTGTAGTTGCCCTGGGTATTTTAGGGGCATTGCAGCCCAGGGGAATAGTTATACCGATCGTTTTCCTGCTGTCAGCGGGTCTAGGCACTGGTTTGCATTTACTGCAGCTAGAATTACCACTGTTAGAGTTAGGAATTACCATTTTTTTGCTGTTATTCAGCAGTTCGGTTATCAGCAAGCATCAACCCCATTTATATCTGCTTTCTGTCCTGGCATTTGTGGCGGGGATTTGTCATGGCTATGCCTACGGTGAATCAATTGTAGGCGCAGAAACTAGTCCCTTAGTTTTCTATCTCCTGGGTTTTACTACAATTCAGCTTGTGGTGAGTGGGACAGCGTTCGGTTTGACTAGGGGATTGTTGAAAGATCAATACAGACCGATCGGGTTTGTCCTCATTGGTATTGGTATTACCTTTTTGTTTGAGCAAATTATTGAGAACTTATTACCCAATTTCTAG